AGGCCGAGATGGCCGCAAAAGCTAATCGTCGCTTCACTAGGATTTGCTCCCGAGAAGAGAGACGAGGTCCCTATGAGGAGGCCCGGTTGCTTCATAGCCAAGCCTTCGGAACCAGGAAATGCCTTGAGGCTTTGAAGAGGGCTGGGAGCGACATCTCGCAAGCTACTATTGAGATATTCGCCGAGCAAGAGAAGAAGTACGAGGAGGAAGCTGAGAAGCTTAGGGTGGGCGAGGTACCCGAGAAAGATCTCACACTTTCTCCTCTCGTACTTGATTCTCAGTTTTGCTCGAGCGGAAGAACGCCAAACTTGAGAGCGAGAAGGTTTCGCTCGCTGCGTCTCATGAAAGAGAAATGAGGCGCCTTGGAGACTCCAGGATCCTACTGAAGAGCGGCGCGAAGACCCGATGCTTCTTCTTGAAGGTCCTTTGGCCGATCCAGAGATCATCCCGAGATAAGGTGAAGTGCATGCTTCTCCGGCTGCTCGTGAGTCAAGCGTCAGGGCATCGGAGCCCTCCGTCCTCAATGATCGCGAAAGCGATCGGGAAGCTTAGTTTTTTCTGTTTGTTGTTTTTTTTGAGTCCTGGAGGACTTATGTTGTTGCTTTTTAGACTTTTGCCTTTCGAGGCTTCTACTTTGTTTTTCCTCTATCGCACTTTCTTCGAATCGTATTAACTGTTTATCTTTTATTGTACTTGTCTATCAAATGCATGATTTCTCAAGATTTGAAGTGACTGTTTGTTTAGTATAAACATTATTCGAGATATCGAATCGTTGTAGTGTTGAGCTCGTTATGACTTTGTCTCGGTCGATTTCTTTGACTCGCGATCGTTCGTCATTTGAGTTTCGTTGTTAGTTATGAGTTCCCGACATTAACGGTTCCAAATCGACCCTAAAGTAATTTTCAAGCGTTCGGAAGGTCGAACCTTACTTAGTAAATTACAGGGTGAGTTGGAGTCATTGTCTCGGCTGTGCTGGTTTAAATCGCAACACGGTCGGCTCCCGTGAATACGTGTCTGATCAAGACATATCCAAAGTGGGATGCGAGTACCGATACGTTTCTCCGCGAGGAGTTGTTCTGTGGGACCACAGGACACCATCTAGTTCATTCGCCCAGCAACCCTTCTTTAATTCGAGTCGTTTCTTCAGACTGTCGATGATGGTCTTGTTCGTCGACTCAGCTTGGCCGTTACTCTGCGGATTTCTCGGGGTCGACATGTTGAGTCGAATGCGCCATCTGTCGCAGAATCCCTTGAAATGATGCGAGATGAATTGTGAACCATTGTCTGTGATGATCTCGTATGGGAGCCCATGTCGGCAGATTATGTTCTTCCAGATGAAGTTTTGTACCTCCTTGTCGGTGATGCTGGCATAGGCTTCGGCTTCTACCCACTTGGTGAAGTAGTCTGTGAGGACCAGGATGAACTTCTTTTGGCGAGATGCCGGCATTGGACCGATGATGTCCATTCCCCATCGCATGAATGGGTATGGAGCAGTTAGGGTATGAAGGAACTGCGTTGGGCTGTGTAAGGTGGGAGCATGACGCTGGCATTTGTCGCACTTGCGCACGTNNNNNNNNNNNNNNNNNNNNNNNNNNNNNNNNNNNNNNNNNNNNNNNNNNNNNNNNNNNNNNNNNNNNNNNNNNNNNNNNNNNNNNNNNNNNNNNNNNNNNNNNNNNNNNNNNNNNNNNNNNNNNNNNNNNNNNNNNNNNNNNNNNNNNNNNNNNNNNNNNNNNNNNNNNNNNNNNNNNNNNNNNNNNNNNNNNNNNNNNNNNNNNNNNNNNNNNNNNNNNNNNNNNNNNNNNNNNNNNNNNNNNNNNNNNNNNNNNNNNNNNNNNNNNNNNNNNNNNNNNNNNNNNNNNNNNNNNNNNNNNNNNNNNNNNNNNNNNNNNNNNNNNNNNNNNNNNNNNNNNNNNNNNNNNNNNNNNNNNNNNNNNNNNNNNNNNNNNNNNNNNNNNNNNNNNNNNNNNNNNNNNNNNNNNNNNNNNNNNNNNNNNNNNNNNNNNNNNNNNNNNNNNNNNNNNNNNNNNNNNNNNNNNNNNNNNNNNNNNNNNNNNNNNNNNNNNNNNNNNNNNNNNNNNNNNNNNNNNNNNNNNNNNNNNNNNNNNCATTTGAGTAGCACCTTCGTCGCGGTCCATCGGTGTAGTTCCCAGTCCATGACAATGTAGTGTGCGCTACGTCGCTTCAGTCGCCGCGCATCCCATTTTTCGGCGGGCAATAAACCTTCAGCGAGGTAATCGATGAGTTCCTTGCGCCAATCTGTTGGCTGATCATCTTGCGAAGGAGGTTCTGCTTCGTCGATGTCCATCGCTTCGCTGATCGCTGCTGCAATCGCAGTCTGCTCTACCTTCGTGTCGATGCTTGGTTTCTCGATTTTATGGATTGGGATTGTCCTCTTGACTTGATCGTGTAGCTTGCTTCCTAGAGCAGCGAGGGCGTCGGCACATACATTTTCTCCACGAGGAACCTTCGTAAGTTCGAAGAATTCGAAGTCTCGCGTGAGGTCTTGGACGAGTTTGAGGTAGGCGTCCATCCTGTCGTTGCGGACGTCGTAATCGCCGAGGTACTGGCTTACGACAAGTTGAGAGTCGCAGTAAGCGCTGATTCATTTGGCTTTCACTGCCTTGGCGAGATGGAGCCCCGCGATGAGGGATTCGTACTCAGCTTCGTTGTTTGACGCCGCAAAACCAAAACTGAATGACTGCCGGATGAGTTCTCCTGTTGGTGATTGCAGTTGCACTCCTGCTCCCGACCCTTTACTCGTGGATGAACCGTCGACATGTAGGATCCAGTTTACACTTGGTAGGATAAGGTCTTGCTCCAGCTATGGTGTTAACTCGATCAAGAAGTCGGCAAGGACCTGCGACTTTGCTGCTGTGCGATTCTTGTACACGATGTCATGTTCGCTCAGATCCATCGCCCATTTAGTCAACCGTCCTGACTGGTTNNNNNNNNNNNNNNNNNNNNNNNNNNNNNNNNNNNNNNNNNNNNNNNNNNNNNNNNNNNNNNNNNNNNNNNNNNNNNNNNNNNNNNNNNNNNNNNNNNNNNNNNNNNNNNNNNNNNNNNNNNNNNNNNNNNNNNNNNNNNNNNNNNNNNNNNNNNNNNNNNNNNNNNNNNNNNNNNNNNNNNNNNNNNNNNNNNNNNNNNNNNNNNNNNNNNNNNNNNNNNNNNNNNNNNNNNNNNNNNNNNNNNNNNNNNNNNNNNNNNNNNNNNNNNNNNNNNNNNNNNNNNNNNNNNNNNNNNNNNNNNNNNNNNNNNNNNNNNNNNNNNNNNNNNNNNNNNNNNNNNNNTAGTCGTTCAAGATCTTGAAGCAGTCGCGTAAGTTGTTTAGGTGATCGTCGGCCTTGAGCGATTTGACTAACATATCGTCGATGTATACTTCCATGGTGTTGCCAAGCTGATAGGTGAACATTCGGTTGACAAGTCGCTGATAAGTCGCGCCGGCGTTCTTTAGTCCAAAGGGCATCACCTTGTAGCAGTAGGTCCATCTGTCGGTGATGAATGCTGTCTTCTCGCGATCGTCGGGATGCATCAAGATCTGGTTGTATCCCGAGAAAGCGTCCATGAAGGTTAGGAGTTCGTTACCAGCAGTTGATTCGACGAGACGATCGATATGAGGGAGTGGGTAACTGTCCTTTGGGCATGCCTTGTTGAGGTCCGTGAAGTCAACACATATGCGCCATTTGCTGTTTTTCTTTTTGACGACAACCGGGTTAGCCAACCATTCGGGGTATCGGACTTCGGTAATGAAACCCGCTTCGAGGAGCCTGTCGACTTCGTCGTTTACGGCTTTAGATCGTTCTGGACCGAGTTTTCGTCGCTTCTGTCGGATGGGTTTGAACGTCGGGTCAACGTGCAGTTCATGGGAGGTAACTGCGGGGTCGATCCCCGTCATGTCGGAAGTCTTCCAGGCGAACGTCGAGGCGTTGTCTTTGATGAAAGAGATGATCCTTGAACATATGTCGTCGGAAAGGTAGACACCAACTCGGATGATTTTCATCGGGTCGGACTCATCAATTGCGATTTCGCAAACTTCCTCCTTCTGGGGGTATATCTTGTGGAGTGGTTTACTGACGGAGTTGACAAGGGAAGCTNNNNNNNNNNNNNNNNNNNNNNNNNNNNNNNNNNNNNNNNNNNNNNNNNNNNNNNNNNNNNNNNNNNNNNNNNNNNNNNNNNNNNNNNNNNNNNNNNNNNNNNNNNNNNNNNNNNNNNNNNNNNNNNNNNNNNNNNNNNNNNNNNNNNNNNNNNNNNNNNNNNNNNNNNNNNNNNNNNNNNNNNNNNNNNNNNCCATTTTGTCGAGTGTGTCGCGAAAGATGAGATCGACTGAGCTGCCGGTATCAATAAGGACTTTTGCGACTAGGCATTCACCGATGTCAAGGTCGACGAGGAGAGGATCGTTATGTGGCATGTGGACGCCCTTGGTGTCCAGTGCCGAAAAAGTGATCTGGTGATCATTTTCGACTAGAGAAGGCCACTTCTTAGAGGTGGTTGCTTGACGTTTGTAATCCTTGATGGCTCAAACCGAGTCACCGCAAGGTGGTGATCCGCCCATTATGACGCTAATGTGCGGGGCTCGGGTGGCGTGCATTGATTCGAGTTGCTTCCTCAAATCGTCGGTTGTGTTCTCGATTTTAGGAGTTTTTGATTCGAGACGTCGTCGCAGATCGGACCCTTTCGAACGGTTGAGTTGGATTCGCAGGTCGTCGGCCTTTGAATTGAGCTGTTCACGAAGGTCGCCAGTTTGACCGACTCTCCGGGCGTTGCATTTTGGGATGGTCGCACGGAGGTCGGTTGTTCCTGGTTTTTTGCTCGTAGCGCTCTTTCGCGTCAATAGAATGTGCAGGTCTTTATCTGTTGTCGAGGGAGCGAAAGACTGCTTATCCTTGCTGTCCATTTTATCGCGCGGATCTGGTTGCCACTGTCGGGACGTCATCATCAGAGGAGTCACAAGGGCGAGAAAGTATGACTTCCACTCGTCGCCGGCGACGCGGGTGTTCGTCTTCTGACGAATCGTTGGCGGGGCCGACGTTGTTGACGGGAGTGCGCTCAGGGCTTTCTCTTTCCTCGCTCGGGGCCGTGTTCTTTTGAGACGTCTGTGCCTTCTTCTCCTTGTTCTTACTCCAGCTTTTGGTGTTTTTCGGTGTCGTAGGAGAGGTGGGCATTTGGATTGTCCCGTTAGTGATCCCTTCGAAAAACTGCCCGATGAGGACCTTGCATTCANNNNNNNNNNNNNNNNNNNNNNNNNNNNNNNNNNNNNNNNNNNNNNNNNNNNNNNNNNNNNNNNNNNNNNNNNNNNNNNNNNNNNNNNNNNNNNNNNNNNNNNNNNNNNNNNNNNNNNNNNNNNNNNNNNNNNNNNNNNNNNNNNNNNNNNNNNNNNNNNNNNNNNNNNNNNNNNNNNNNNNNNNNNNNNNNNNNNNNNNNNNNNNNNNNNNNNNNNNNNNNNNNNNNNNNNNNNNNNNNNNNNNNNNNNNNNNNNNNNNNNNNNNNNNNNNNNNNTGCGAGCGAGCGATGGCGTCGGAGACAGATTTTGTCGGATATCGGTAGAGATCCTGGCGGAATGTGGAGTCGACGAGCAAGGTGTTCATCAAAGATTCGACGGCGATATGGTCGGGAATATCGATCTTCGAGACAATAGCTTTGAATTTCTCCATGAAGTCGCGTAGACTTTGGTCGCTGGCGTGAGTGAGGTTCCACAAATCTGACACGGTCGCTTCCTGGTTGGTGAACATGATATAGTTCTTAAGGAAAGCCGTCGAGAGGTCGTGGAAACAGTCGACGGAGTTCTCTCTGAGGCCGGTGAACCAAGTAAGGGACGGTCCTTCTAGGGTTTCGACGAAGAGTTGGCAAAAGTCGGCGTCTTTGTCTTCGTCGGTCAGGTTTGCGCGTCGCATCGCTATGTTAAAAGACGTGACGTGAGTAGAAGGGTCAGAGAGACCTTTGAAGGTTGGAAGACGGAGTTTTTCCATCTTCTGGAGTCGCACGCCGGTAACCTTTTGCGTGAAGGTTGTACGAAGAGATTCAGCAAGTACATGCTCGATTTGGGGCGCGGACGTCGTCACCTGGTGGATCTTCGAATTGATGTCGAGGACCGACTGTTTTAATGCGGCTAGTTCGCTTGCGGTGTGCGCGTTGATGTCGTTATTCTACGCAGGTGCTTCGTCGGTGGTTCGTTCTGTGGCGAACAGGTTTCGACGACACTGCGCTGTTGAAGCTTCGGCGTTTGCAGCGATAGGAGCAAGAATCTTTGCTATCGCCGTGATTTGGTCAACTGCCGCCTTCTGCGCCGCTTCTTGTAGGGCGAGGCGTGCCAAGATAGTTTCCATAGACGCAGGCGCTACTGGTGTTGGCGTAGGTGTCACCTCTGGAGCTTCGCGCTCCTCGCCTGACGAAGAACTGTCGTTGCTAACGACCATAGTGCTGACGTTACTCTGCTAATGGCCCCACGGTGGGCGCCAACTGTTTGATCGGAAAACGGTAATAAAGAAGATGTGGGTTTAACAAAGACGTCTTATTTACGGTCGGGCGAACGTTCAGTCGATTACAAGGGGAAAGAAGAGAATGCGACAGAAAGAAAGCCGGTGGCTCGATGAGCTACCGGAAAGTACAACTAACGGCGAGATGAAGCAAAGGTGAAAACCCTAATCTAGCCGCCAAGTCTTGGTCAATGATTTCGGATCCATCTCTCGTTGTCTCCCCTTTCCCTTATATAGACGTCCTGACGCCTTGTCCTTGACCTAATTTGCGCCATCTTGGTGGGCCTCCTCTACTGGGCCGAGAAGCCCGTAGGCGTCCGAGCAGCCGCTGAGCTGGATGTATTTCAGTCGATGATGATCGACTAAAAGTCTAAAAGTACTCAAGAGTCAAGCCGAGAGACCTGACTCTTGAGCCGACCGATCGAACTGTCGCTCAACCTAATCCGGGCCAGGCCTTTCTACTCCTCGGACCTTGTGGGTTGGTCAAATCCATCCTCTACAGTCTGTTGATGATTCTTCCGTCACTATAATTTACCCTCGTTGACTTTTTCCATATATTCCAACAATGTTGTGTTCAAACTATGTGAAACAGAACAACAAGAAGTGTTGTACTTATGTTCCTATAAGAAAATCTGCATCTGGTCACATAACTGATAAAGCTCTGAATAAGAAGTTTAGATCAATCATTTTCGCATACAACACTAATCAGTTAATGGAAAGCCAAAAAAGATCCAAAAACAAATTTGCATATGCACTCAAGGGCTCTTCATACAGCAAGATACTAATTTCATATACCGGAGTTTCCCTTCTCTTCATCAAATGTATTTGCGCTTATTTATAAAAAGCTTGCTGCCTTTTTTCGCATCTGCAGAGGCATTGAAGAGTTATCCATATCAAGTGAGGACAGGGAAAGCACAGATGCAGGAAATTGAACAACTAGCAAATGCCGCTGGAGGACATCCACCTGATAGGAACAGTCTTAACAAGCTAATGGCTTTACGCAATGCGGGGATAAACATACCCGTGAACAGTGAGAGCGGTCAGGGATCTTTTCCCGGCTCTCCTCAAGCCGCTGCCTTTGGGCTAACCAACTACCAGACCATGCTAATGAAACAAAACTATCCGAAAGCAGAGCAACCAACCAACGCCACAATCCATCAAGAAACCCAAGCTATCAAGGAGCAGTCTTTTGTTGCCTGGTTTTGTTCAAAGCTCATCACTCAGCGGTGTTTCTTCCCATCTGTCTCCTCAGCGTCAAATGCCAAGCTCCAGTTATTTTAACTTACCGCAGCAATACCACCAATAACCTTCTTGTAGTAGCAGTATCCCTACATTGGAAGAATAGATGATTCACCAACTATGGCAACAGATGGCAAACACCAATGGAGGCTCCGGTCAACAACAGTCATTTTCTGGTCAGAACATGAATTCCAACGTCAACATGGGAAGAAACAGAACAGATTATGGGCCCGTAATGGAAACGCCAAGCACCTCCAACAGATTCAGAGGCACTGAAGTGTTAGACCAGAGCCAAAACCTGGAAGGCATGGTCTCTAACACATCTCTCAACTTTGCGAATAACAGGTTTTTTTAGCAGTGAGGTTGATGAAAGCATGGGTATCCTTGGAAGGCATGAGGTCTTTAGATAGCTAGCCGTTCCTAAATTTTGTCTTTTTGTACAGACTTGAGTGTTAAAGACTAGAGCTATCTTTGGTATATGAATCTCATTAAGAGGTTCATCAATGTTAACTTCTCCATTGTGCTGTGGTTGTTGTACTTTAGGTTAAGCTTCTGGTTTTGTGAAGAGATATTTTGGAATAGTGTAGTCTAATTCTAGAAAAGAAGGCTGTTCTTGAAGAACTCATCCCTATCAATTAATACTATACCGTTTTACTTTTTAGAAAAGAGTTTATCTTTTGGGCCTTGCTGGGAGATTGAGAAGAAGAAAAGAAAGGTATTCAACGCAAGCTACAACTAAATCCCTAGATTCAGCACAATATACCGCTTTGGAGCATGGAGATAATTATGTGTGTTTTAAATGCTAGAAAGTCTATAAACTGGCTTTGGAGCATGGAGATAATTATGTGTGTTTTAAATGCTAGAAAGTCTATAAACTGGCTTTGGAGCATGGAGATAATTATGTGTGTTTTAAATGCTAGAAAGTCTATAAACTGCACCTGACCTAGTGCTGATTGCTGAATACGACCTCAAAGATTGCATTTATTATGGTACCTATATATAGACGGTCGTTATCTGAGCTAATGTATTAACTTGGAATATTCCCTGCTATTTTACTTTCTTATAGACTTACTTCTAAACGGCATCCTAGTGACCAAGGATGATGACTTAACAAATGAAATAGACGAATAAAACACCAAGCTGAGCTTATTTGTTGATTAATCTCTCCTTTTTTAAATTAAGGTGAGATAATTGAAGTCCCCCCAATCACAAGTTATTAACAACGTATGTCACACTTATATGGCCTGGCTAAAACAAAACACGGATCATTCACACATTTATTTTGTTTATAGGTTTTAATCTATACTTTAAGTTTGGCAGCCATTGGAGGAAAGTAAGAAGAGTAAGTACTACTAAAGCTGGCAGAGTGCAGTGAATGATGGGCTTCAAAAGAATGACACGTCCTCCCAATTATTCTCTATTTTAAATTCAGATATTTACATATTTTCACATTCCAAAATAAACAAATTATAATTTTAAAATATGATGTCTTAAGTATTTAATGGTCTGAACCGAATCAAAAAGTCACAGACCAAAGATACGGTACGGTTTAGTCAGGCCCATTATTGACTTTAACAACTCATCCTCTTTACTTAACTAAAGTCAAGCAAAAAAGAAAGCCTTTTTTGGAAAACGCGTGTAACAAAAGCGATACAATCAGGCGCGTGGAAGATTCTCCGCAATCTGGTATATAATAAGACCGGCCGTTATTATGTTATTAAACTCAGCTTCTCCACACCTAAATGTTGTCTTCTCAGTAAGTACATGAAGTGTAGTTTAACCGGAGAAAATCTCCGACAAAACTCTCACTAAGTAAAACCTCCGGCGATGAAAGATGGGCTTTTTCGGGAGACTTTTCGGGAGTAAGAAGCAGGATTCCTCGACTAACAGACGGAGGTGGAGCTTCACCATCAGATCTTCCAAACCGGCTTCTTCAAGTTCCAGCAAGAGACGTTCGTATCCGACGGAAGCTCCCTCGGTAAATGAGGAGGAAAGCGGCGACAAACATGCGATAGCCGTAGCTGCTGCGACCGCGGCGGTGGCGGAAGCTGCTCTAGCTGCTGCTCATGCTGCGGCGGAGGTAGTAAGACTCACGAGCGGAACAGGTGGGAGAAATGGTGGAGGTAGTAACCGCCGGTGGGCTCAGGAGTATCTCGCGGCGGTGAAGATTCAATCTGCTTTCCGTGGTTATCTGGTTAGTTAAATTTCTCACCGTAGAAAGTTTGAATTTTTTTTTTTAACTTAAATTCAAAATAGATTTTATGTTTTCTTTTTCTTTCTTGGGGATGGTCCCAACGAAAGAGACTATAGTAGAAGAGGACAAACAAATTTTGAAATGAAGAAGATTCTTGGAAACTTTACACTTGCCGACAATATTATTCGTGGTCGTGGATAGTTATAATTTATAGGAGCCCTAATTTATATGGTCAGTTTCTTCCCAAACACGTGTTACATGTTCATCACTCCTTATTATGAAGGATCTACCAGCTTTTTCAGAATTTTCAAAAATAAATCTTGCATTAGTGTTGTTGGTGTGATGAATCACTGTTTTTGGTTTATGAAATTTATATGGAAATAAACACACGGATTAGCGTTACTACTATCACACATGGGTTTGTTTGCTTTAGTAGCCACTTTAATTATTTTTTTCATGAACTTTAAAACTTGAATTCTTCAACTGATTTCTTTTTCAAAGTTGCATACTTTATCTTCCCTTTTTACTTGTAAAGATTTTGTTTTTCTCTAAACCATGTCTGTAACCCTTTTTCAAGTTCCTATCGGTGTATTTTCTTTATCAAATAAAAAGGTTCAGAACACGGAATTTAGAGATGCTCTAATTCGAGTTTTTCAAGATCTAATAATGTTCTCGAACCTCGACCAATGTGAAAATAAGAACTCGTGTGTGTGTGTGGACACTTGACCTTGAGACATGCTTTTGCAAAATGGTGGGCTCTGTAATTACTAAATCTAGTTTTTGGTACAAGTGGAAGTGGTTGGGAAACTAAAAGCAAAATAGAATAATTCCAGTAATCCTTTTAGTACATATTTTTCTCCTTTGGTTTTTATTATAATTAGTTGGCAAAACCATGATTATGTCTTCAACAAATGATTAAACTCGCTTCATATTGTTTTTCATTTCACTTTCAAGCAAACTCAATTTTTGATTATTAGTGGAGCCAATTAGTATGGTGTCAATTATCATTTTAACAGAAGTTAGAGGCTTTGTATGTCGGTTTATATGTTCAAAAGCACTTTATTAAAAATGAAAAAATATCCACAGGTTATATAGTAAACTACAGTATTGTGAAAAATTGCAAACAGTAACCGCAAGTTTTTGGGTTTAGAATTGACTACACTTAACACATTCATTTGCTTAAGATGATATATAAGGTGGTGGTTTATTCAAAAAGACAGACATGAAATACAAACACAGAATCAGTTGAAGTTACTGTCGGAACTGATATTTTTACCCTGGTTAATGTGAAAAATGTTTAGGCGAGGAGGGCACTAAGAGCACTAAAGGCATTAGTGAAGCTTCAAGCTTTAGTGAGAGGACACATAGTGAGAAAGCAAACAGCAGATATGTTTCGAAGGATGCAGACTCTGGTTCGCCTCCAAGCTCAAGCTCGTACACGAGCCTCTCGTTCCTCCCACTCCTCTGCTTCATTCCACTCCTCAACCGCTCTACTCTTCCCTTCTTCCACTCCTTCTCCGCGTTCCCTCCACACTCGCTCCCTTTCAAACGCTGAAGTCATCCCTATGGACCACCGCGGCCACTCCAAACGTGTAGACTGGCAAACCGAGGAAGACGAAGACAAGATCCTAGAAGTCGACACTTGGAAGCCACGTCTACACCATCCTAAGCCTCTGCGTTCAGAGAGAAACAACGAGTCTCCGAGGAAAAGACAGCAGTCTCTACTGGCTCCGAGAAGTACAGAGAATAGTCCTCAAGTTGGGTCTAGTGGCTCAAAGAGAAGAACTCCGTTTACGCCGACGACGACAAGAAGCGAGTATTCTTGGGGATGTAATAACTATTACTACTCTGGTTATCACCCGAACTACATGGCTAACACGGAGTCTTACAAAGCTAAAGTCAGGTCGCAAAGCGCGCCGAAACAGAGGCTTGAGGTCTCTAATGAGACCAGTGGGTACAAGAAGTCTGTTCAGGGACAGTATTATTACTACACGGCGGTTGCAGAGGAGAGTTTGGACGTTGGAAGCCCTGGTTACTACGGAGGAGAAGGAGGAGGAGGAGTTTCTGAAAGGTTGAATCGGAACCAGAGCGAGAAGACAAGGATGCGTTCTTCGTTTCTTGTTTAGATTTTTATGGGATTTGATGTGTAAATTTCACTGTTTTTTTTTAACAAGTTTCGATTGCTTGCATAAGAAGGAACACAACTCTGTTCTTTTATGTTTCTTGATTAAATGTTCAATTAAAACCAAACTCTAAACTAACCTGATGTAATGTTCGTTAACTGTTTTTTTAACAAGACAAGAACTATGAGTTTAATACTACATCATAAACAATCTCTTCAGTTTGATCCACAACACCGAAGCTCCAAAAGTCTTGTCCCTTGCCTTCACTGAATGCTAAAAAGGGAAAGTAGATTAAGTGATCATCAAGGAATATATATATATATATATAGAGAGAGAGAGAGAGAGAAGGTTTTATAATGAAGTAGTAACTTACAAGTTGCAATCGGTGTTTGGATCAATGGTGAAGCCCAAAACGATGCCGCAGAAGCCAGACAAGGTAGAAATAGCTGTAGCGTTTGAGTAATAGACATTGATGAGATCAATGAAGCAGTTACAGAGCCACATTCTCTTGTCAGAAGAATCAGAGTAAGTTCCTAGAACTGTCATGGCGTCGCAGCAGCTTGAACCGGGTATGGGATCCGGGTAGCCGTAATTCACAAACTCAGTGCATGACGATATCAGCGTTCCAACGGCTACACAGTCCGCCGCGTTTTCCACGGT
The DNA window shown above is from Brassica oleracea var. oleracea cultivar TO1000 chromosome C3, BOL, whole genome shotgun sequence and carries:
- the LOC106336152 gene encoding protein IQ-DOMAIN 14, with product MGFFGRLFGSKKQDSSTNRRRWSFTIRSSKPASSSSSKRRSYPTEAPSVNEEESGDKHAIAVAAATAAVAEAALAAAHAAAEVVRLTSGTGGRNGGGSNRRWAQEYLAAVKIQSAFRGYLARRALRALKALVKLQALVRGHIVRKQTADMFRRMQTLVRLQAQARTRASRSSHSSASFHSSTALLFPSSTPSPRSLHTRSLSNAEVIPMDHRGHSKRVDWQTEEDEDKILEVDTWKPRLHHPKPLRSERNNESPRKRQQSLLAPRSTENSPQVGSSGSKRRTPFTPTTTRSEYSWGCNNYYYSGYHPNYMANTESYKAKVRSQSAPKQRLEVSNETSGYKKSVQGQYYYYTAVAEESLDVGSPGYYGGEGGGGVSERLNRNQSEKTRMRSSFLV
- the LOC106336153 gene encoding putative non-specific lipid-transfer protein 14, coding for MTRLFSSVLVSLFLSILALCSATVENAADCVAVGTLISSCTEFVNYGYPDPIPGSSCCDAMTVLGTYSDSSDKRMWLCNCFIDLINVYYSNATAISTLSGFCGIVLGFTIDPNTDCNFIQ